A window of the Cellvibrio sp. pealriver genome harbors these coding sequences:
- a CDS encoding AlpA family transcriptional regulator, producing MVNPTPIKNQELGFYRVPQITELLCISKSTWWLWVQNGKAPKGRKLSPGVTVWSRSSIHAFIEKLEAESTDTTPPEAA from the coding sequence ATGGTTAATCCCACCCCAATCAAAAACCAAGAACTTGGTTTTTACCGCGTTCCACAAATCACCGAATTACTCTGCATATCAAAAAGCACTTGGTGGCTATGGGTGCAAAATGGCAAAGCGCCGAAAGGCCGTAAGCTATCACCTGGCGTCACTGTATGGAGCCGTTCAAGTATTCACGCTTTTATTGAAAAGTTAGAGGCCGAAAGTACCGATACCACCCCGCCCGAGGCCGCCTAA
- a CDS encoding DUF927 domain-containing protein — translation MGKKLDFKKINSLALAQAESIVSHYAPDGKLNGREWVARNPNRNDSKAGSFSINVDTGVWCDFATDDKGGDLVSYVAYVLRLSQGDAFKTLAHYLGVSDEPLGEFERTNTATPTPPKAPKEPAFKPILPPPPDAAKTCPVHFPQFGKASHYWNYKSASGDLLMRVCRFDRTTSAGERAKEYRPVVYGTGTSKGKERTGWHWRQLPDNRPLYGLDYLAAALVSAPVVLVEGEKACDAARGLFNAFPCMTWSGGSKAIGKTDFAPLVGRDVWLWPDNDLAGDKTIDVLRPVLNAIGVKSFRVFDLSVFARFIPGTGGQLVEGEYTWPEKADAFDAVAQGWLSPHINELVQRNALLLPLEGETPAPQPIITPNDENATSDKTSAIPYGFKVDDDGVYAYDPKAEKHRRICSRLDVLAYCRDANDAGDNWGILVRFNNRDGKEKRLNFPLELFGSDGGTEVTKRLLGMGLEYDAHRESKRKVLEYLQGHKTQERIGLVHKTGWHKSAFVLPDRIIGGTEETLLFYTEGASLCKLSERGTLAEWQENVSRYCIDNPLALFAVSAAFSAPLVDLLGVETMGFHFYGDSSWGKSTLLNIACSVFGKPDDYKKTWRSTSNGMEAVAASHSEMLLALDEINQMEGRYVGEIIYMLGNGSGKTRANDRGGARDDSHRWRFTFLSNGEKTLEQYMGEAGKTQTAGMEMRFLEIRATLHDSEADIKRMGVFNNAHGLMGGAALSELLKGTMAQYHGTAFPAFLNALVRELEGDKRSKFIASMLSRLEKFRKERLTDNASGQVHRAAVKFALVGWAGELATHWKITGWQQGQAINAAANCFNTWLRARGGDGNFEEKQMLEHVRQQFTKYSESRFKRWDDPEESKNAVIDSHVPIAAECWGYRREPRIKDYLEGDSSDVIFYVYKDAFKNDICKGYDHNRIAKMLRNLGALQPTIEGNGKERMDRKEKLPRMGNKRVWCYKITLSALMAEGEESESDLQNVAGF, via the coding sequence ATGGGTAAAAAACTGGATTTTAAGAAAATAAATTCACTGGCTTTGGCGCAAGCTGAATCCATTGTTAGCCACTACGCTCCGGACGGGAAATTAAATGGCCGCGAATGGGTGGCGCGCAATCCCAATAGAAACGACAGCAAGGCCGGTTCGTTTTCTATCAACGTTGATACCGGCGTATGGTGTGATTTTGCCACTGACGACAAGGGCGGCGATTTGGTGAGTTATGTGGCTTATGTGTTGCGCCTAAGCCAAGGGGATGCGTTTAAAACACTGGCGCATTATTTGGGGGTTAGTGATGAACCCTTGGGCGAATTTGAGCGCACCAACACGGCCACACCGACACCCCCAAAGGCACCTAAAGAGCCAGCCTTTAAACCGATATTACCGCCACCACCAGACGCCGCCAAAACATGCCCTGTGCATTTTCCGCAATTCGGTAAGGCTTCGCACTATTGGAATTACAAAAGCGCATCTGGTGATCTGCTTATGCGTGTGTGTCGCTTTGATCGCACTACCAGCGCAGGCGAACGCGCCAAGGAATATCGCCCCGTTGTGTATGGCACTGGCACCAGCAAAGGCAAAGAGCGCACTGGCTGGCACTGGCGACAATTACCGGACAATCGACCGCTCTATGGGCTGGATTATTTGGCCGCTGCGCTGGTATCGGCTCCCGTGGTATTGGTCGAGGGTGAAAAAGCGTGTGATGCAGCGCGTGGGCTGTTTAATGCGTTCCCGTGTATGACGTGGAGCGGTGGCAGTAAAGCGATTGGCAAAACCGACTTTGCGCCCTTGGTTGGCCGTGATGTGTGGTTGTGGCCGGATAACGATTTGGCTGGTGATAAAACTATTGATGTGCTGCGCCCTGTGCTGAATGCCATAGGAGTTAAATCGTTTCGGGTTTTTGATTTATCGGTGTTTGCCCGTTTCATACCTGGCACCGGTGGCCAGTTGGTCGAGGGTGAATATACATGGCCAGAAAAAGCAGACGCCTTTGATGCAGTTGCACAGGGTTGGTTATCGCCACACATAAACGAACTGGTGCAACGTAATGCGCTGTTATTGCCATTAGAAGGCGAGACACCAGCACCGCAACCCATCATCACCCCCAATGACGAAAACGCCACCAGCGATAAAACAAGCGCAATCCCTTATGGTTTTAAAGTCGATGATGACGGGGTGTATGCCTATGATCCCAAAGCCGAAAAACACCGCCGGATTTGTTCGCGGCTGGATGTGCTGGCCTATTGCCGTGATGCTAATGATGCAGGCGATAACTGGGGAATTTTGGTGCGGTTTAATAACCGTGATGGCAAAGAAAAACGCCTTAATTTTCCGCTGGAATTGTTCGGCAGTGATGGCGGTACCGAAGTCACCAAACGCCTATTAGGTATGGGGCTGGAATATGACGCCCACCGCGAGAGCAAGCGCAAAGTATTGGAGTATTTACAAGGCCATAAAACCCAAGAGCGTATCGGGTTGGTACACAAAACCGGCTGGCACAAAAGCGCGTTTGTATTGCCGGATCGCATTATTGGAGGCACCGAAGAAACACTATTGTTTTATACCGAAGGTGCAAGCCTGTGCAAATTATCCGAGCGCGGCACCTTGGCCGAATGGCAAGAAAATGTAAGCCGTTATTGTATCGATAACCCCTTGGCCTTGTTTGCGGTAAGTGCGGCTTTTTCTGCGCCCTTGGTTGATTTGCTGGGGGTGGAAACAATGGGTTTTCACTTTTATGGCGATAGCTCTTGGGGCAAGTCCACGCTGTTAAATATTGCGTGCTCGGTATTTGGTAAACCGGACGATTATAAAAAAACGTGGAGATCAACTTCTAATGGTATGGAGGCCGTAGCCGCTTCCCATTCTGAGATGTTGTTAGCTCTGGATGAAATAAACCAAATGGAAGGCCGATATGTGGGCGAGATAATTTATATGCTTGGCAATGGCAGTGGAAAGACCCGTGCAAATGATCGTGGCGGTGCGCGTGATGATTCGCACCGCTGGCGCTTTACGTTTTTATCCAATGGTGAAAAAACATTAGAGCAATACATGGGCGAAGCCGGTAAAACTCAAACCGCCGGAATGGAAATGCGCTTTTTGGAAATACGCGCAACATTGCACGATTCAGAGGCCGATATTAAACGCATGGGGGTGTTTAACAATGCGCATGGGCTAATGGGCGGCGCGGCGCTTTCAGAGCTACTAAAAGGCACTATGGCGCAATACCACGGCACAGCCTTTCCCGCGTTTTTAAATGCGCTGGTGCGAGAGCTGGAAGGTGACAAGCGAAGTAAATTTATTGCATCCATGTTGTCGCGGTTGGAAAAATTCAGAAAGGAACGCTTAACCGATAATGCCAGTGGGCAAGTGCATAGGGCTGCGGTTAAATTTGCGTTAGTGGGTTGGGCGGGTGAGTTGGCCACACACTGGAAAATCACCGGTTGGCAACAAGGTCAGGCGATTAATGCAGCGGCCAATTGTTTTAATACCTGGCTTCGCGCCCGTGGGGGTGATGGCAATTTTGAAGAAAAGCAAATGTTGGAGCATGTGCGCCAGCAATTCACCAAATACAGTGAATCACGCTTTAAACGCTGGGATGATCCCGAAGAAAGTAAAAATGCGGTGATCGATTCGCATGTACCTATTGCGGCTGAATGCTGGGGTTATCGGCGTGAGCCGCGCATTAAAGATTATTTAGAGGGTGATTCGTCAGACGTGATTTTTTACGTTTACAAAGACGCATTTAAAAACGATATTTGCAAAGGTTATGACCATAACCGCATCGCCAAAATGCTGCGCAACTTGGGGGCTTTACAGCCCACGATAGAGGGCAATGGTAAGGAACGTATGGATAGAAAAGAAAAGCTACCACGCATGGGAAATAAACGGGTTTGGTGCTACAAAATCACGCTATCCGCGTTAATGGCCGAAGGCGAGGAAAGCGAAAGTGATTTACAAAATGTTGCGGGGTTTTAG
- a CDS encoding HDOD domain-containing protein, whose translation MLSIHPLLYPKQVGEVEVTVAAPASWVGSSEDIVELKNLIDNAQKLPNIPKVVQELIESFGDENINNEAIAKKISSDQVLTAKLLRAANSAHYGGNRKVGSVNDAVFILGFNAVRTLVLASGITGAFKAPEGFDLPAFWHNSFAVAATCKWLAKFSKDDAETAFTCGMIHNIGELLIHILLPEECKEIQKVVDRGARNSDIEKNVLGFNFPEAGAELANRWKFPDAIVDGIRYQLNPSSAPQFSRFAALINIADYIVHENEKGSDSELLEHFPNELATQLGINLVKLMERIDETKDLMGGFDELLH comes from the coding sequence TTGCTATCCATTCATCCTTTGCTATACCCAAAGCAGGTGGGGGAGGTTGAGGTAACTGTAGCTGCTCCTGCGTCTTGGGTTGGATCAAGTGAGGATATCGTGGAGCTTAAAAATTTAATTGATAACGCACAAAAGTTGCCAAATATTCCTAAAGTAGTACAGGAGTTAATAGAGAGTTTCGGCGACGAAAATATTAACAATGAAGCTATTGCAAAAAAAATCAGCTCGGATCAGGTGTTAACTGCCAAGCTGTTGCGTGCTGCTAATTCGGCCCATTATGGCGGTAACCGTAAGGTAGGTTCGGTAAATGATGCCGTGTTTATCTTGGGTTTTAACGCAGTGCGTACGCTGGTATTGGCCTCGGGTATCACGGGGGCATTTAAGGCACCGGAAGGATTTGATCTTCCCGCTTTTTGGCATAATAGTTTTGCTGTGGCGGCTACCTGTAAATGGCTGGCAAAGTTCTCTAAAGATGATGCTGAAACAGCATTTACCTGTGGGATGATCCATAACATTGGTGAATTATTAATTCACATTTTATTGCCTGAAGAGTGTAAAGAAATTCAAAAGGTTGTAGACAGAGGCGCACGCAATTCTGATATTGAAAAAAATGTGTTGGGATTCAATTTCCCTGAGGCGGGTGCTGAATTGGCTAACCGCTGGAAATTCCCCGATGCAATTGTCGATGGTATTCGTTATCAATTGAATCCATCATCAGCTCCTCAATTTTCGCGCTTCGCGGCGTTGATCAATATTGCTGACTACATCGTGCATGAAAATGAGAAGGGGTCTGATTCTGAATTGCTTGAACATTTTCCTAATGAGCTGGCTACCCAGTTGGGAATCAATCTGGTGAAACTGATGGAGCGAATTGATGAGACCAAAGATTTGATGGGAGGCTTTGACGAATTGCTGCATTGA
- a CDS encoding PhoH family protein: MAKKSHARRSANHQHYDDNSYSTSRHKSRKNPRTDDNIVDLKSRSQQLETAYSPPRSPQPLRAKTKSQQQYINAINSHMLTFGIGPAGTGKSYCAGALAAEALESGRIERIILTRPAVESGENLGFLPGDLDQKFSVYIDAFRDILNERLGAGTVDYCLRHGRIVAAPLAFMRGKTFNSKTFVILDEAQNTSPAQMKMFLTRIGEDCKVVINGDIKQSDIRGPNGLADAVERLQGLPNVYVHEFEREDIVRSGLVRDIIDRYEVPEES, translated from the coding sequence ATGGCAAAAAAATCGCATGCCAGACGCAGTGCAAATCACCAACACTATGACGACAACAGTTACTCGACGTCACGGCATAAGTCGCGAAAGAATCCACGGACTGATGACAACATAGTTGACCTTAAATCCCGCTCGCAACAACTTGAAACTGCTTACTCTCCCCCTCGCTCTCCCCAACCGCTCCGCGCGAAAACAAAATCCCAGCAACAATACATCAACGCCATCAACTCTCACATGCTGACTTTTGGTATTGGCCCAGCCGGTACCGGCAAAAGCTATTGTGCAGGTGCGTTGGCTGCCGAGGCTTTGGAGTCTGGCCGAATTGAGCGGATTATCCTTACTCGCCCTGCGGTAGAGTCTGGTGAAAACCTGGGATTCTTGCCCGGTGATCTGGACCAAAAATTCTCGGTCTACATCGATGCCTTCCGCGACATTTTAAATGAGCGTTTGGGAGCAGGCACAGTGGATTACTGTTTACGCCATGGGCGCATAGTGGCAGCACCACTCGCTTTTATGCGCGGCAAAACATTTAACAGCAAAACCTTTGTCATCCTTGATGAAGCGCAAAACACCAGCCCTGCGCAAATGAAAATGTTTTTAACGCGCATCGGTGAAGATTGTAAGGTCGTCATCAACGGTGACATCAAACAAAGTGATATCCGTGGCCCCAATGGTTTGGCTGATGCAGTAGAGCGTTTGCAAGGTTTGCCGAATGTCTACGTGCATGAGTTTGAACGTGAAGATATTGTCCGCAGTGGTTTGGTGCGCGATATTATCGACCGTTATGAGGTGCCTGAAGAGAGCTGA
- a CDS encoding putative RNA methyltransferase produces MNDLRCPLCKQPLQINSQGVACDNRHQFDRAKEGYFNLLPVQHKNSREPGDAKEQLLARRQFLEAGFFEPLKQYLQTLMPTHAQSLLDIGCGEGYFTRGFAEVLPQAKVYGIDIAKAGVRLAAKSAQDKNRHVFAVASSFDLPFTDHSMDVITRIYAPSKDAELWRVIKSEGLLVIVTPADTHLLELRRRIYREVRAHQHPPAPEGFSACGQHRLKGDLMVDTPELCAALLSMTPFAWRLPEALQAEIVATGIKDSFDFTISLYRRI; encoded by the coding sequence ATGAATGATTTGCGTTGCCCACTGTGCAAACAGCCTTTGCAAATAAACTCGCAAGGTGTGGCTTGCGACAATCGCCACCAGTTTGATCGAGCCAAAGAAGGTTATTTCAACCTGCTGCCGGTACAACATAAAAACTCCCGTGAACCAGGGGATGCGAAAGAGCAATTATTGGCGCGCCGACAATTTTTAGAGGCGGGTTTCTTTGAGCCACTGAAGCAATACCTGCAGACGCTGATGCCGACACACGCTCAATCGCTGCTGGATATTGGATGCGGTGAAGGCTACTTCACCCGCGGGTTTGCTGAAGTCTTGCCGCAAGCAAAGGTCTACGGTATCGATATTGCCAAAGCGGGCGTGCGGCTTGCTGCAAAATCTGCGCAGGACAAAAACCGTCATGTATTTGCCGTGGCATCCAGTTTTGATCTGCCTTTTACAGATCACTCGATGGATGTTATTACGCGAATTTATGCCCCCAGCAAAGATGCCGAGTTATGGCGTGTAATAAAATCGGAAGGCTTATTGGTTATAGTAACGCCTGCTGATACGCATTTATTGGAATTACGCCGCCGTATATATCGAGAAGTACGGGCGCATCAACATCCTCCCGCTCCTGAAGGTTTTAGCGCGTGTGGGCAGCATCGTTTGAAAGGCGATTTGATGGTTGATACGCCGGAGTTGTGTGCAGCGTTATTGTCGATGACGCCTTTTGCATGGCGGTTACCCGAAGCGTTACAAGCGGAAATTGTGGCGACGGGAATAAAGGACAGTTTTGACTTTACGATCAGTCTTTATCGACGGATTTGA
- a CDS encoding integrase arm-type DNA-binding domain-containing protein yields MALTDIQVKTAAPREKPYKLADSGGMHLLINPNGSKYWRLKYRIAGKEKSLPLGVYPDVSLKEARAKAADAKRDIGQGVDPMAERKAQKLQLHAAHENTFEVLANAWFAMISPEWSPTHKERTQNLLKNHLFPWLGQRPINEITPPELLAVLHKVQDRGLLETAKRAKQTASQVFRYAIRVGKLTSDPSRDLTGALTTPKVTHFSAITEPQGVAALMHAIDAYTGSPAVKAALQLSALLFQRPGEIRQMRWDQIDWDAAEWRYLVTKTDKQHIVPLAGQALKILQELQPYTERSEFVFPSARGAARPMSENAVRVALRTMGYTNEEMTPHGFRAMARTVLDEQLGFPAEWIEHQLAHKVKDPLGNAYNRTKHLKQRKEMMQKWADYLDALRLQAQSPNVITANFGRAG; encoded by the coding sequence ATGGCGCTCACAGATATTCAGGTTAAAACAGCAGCCCCGAGAGAGAAGCCCTACAAGCTGGCTGACTCTGGCGGTATGCATCTCCTTATTAATCCCAATGGCAGCAAATACTGGCGACTGAAATACCGCATAGCCGGTAAAGAGAAGTCTTTGCCCTTGGGGGTGTATCCCGATGTGAGCTTAAAAGAGGCGAGGGCGAAGGCGGCAGACGCCAAGCGTGATATAGGTCAAGGGGTTGATCCGATGGCCGAGCGCAAAGCCCAAAAGCTGCAATTACATGCCGCCCATGAAAACACCTTTGAGGTTCTGGCCAATGCGTGGTTTGCGATGATCTCACCCGAGTGGTCGCCCACTCATAAAGAGCGCACCCAAAACCTGCTCAAAAACCATTTATTCCCGTGGCTGGGGCAGCGCCCTATAAATGAAATAACACCGCCGGAATTATTGGCCGTGCTACACAAGGTGCAGGATCGCGGATTATTGGAAACCGCCAAGCGCGCCAAACAGACTGCAAGCCAAGTATTTCGCTATGCAATACGCGTGGGCAAATTAACCAGTGACCCAAGCCGTGACTTAACCGGCGCACTCACCACCCCCAAAGTCACCCACTTTTCGGCCATTACAGAGCCGCAAGGTGTGGCCGCTTTAATGCACGCTATCGATGCCTATACCGGATCACCCGCCGTAAAAGCAGCGCTGCAACTATCCGCTTTATTGTTCCAGCGACCTGGCGAAATACGCCAAATGCGTTGGGATCAAATCGACTGGGACGCGGCAGAGTGGCGCTACTTGGTCACTAAAACCGACAAGCAACACATTGTCCCGCTGGCCGGTCAAGCGTTAAAAATCTTGCAGGAACTACAGCCCTACACCGAGCGCAGCGAGTTTGTATTTCCATCGGCTCGGGGTGCCGCACGGCCAATGTCTGAAAATGCGGTAAGGGTGGCACTGCGCACTATGGGTTATACCAATGAAGAAATGACGCCCCACGGCTTTAGGGCAATGGCGCGCACGGTATTGGATGAACAGCTTGGTTTTCCAGCGGAGTGGATCGAACACCAGCTAGCGCACAAGGTAAAAGACCCCTTAGGCAATGCGTACAACCGCACCAAGCATCTAAAACAGCGCAAAGAGATGATGCAGAAATGGGCTGATTACCTTGATGCCCTGCGCCTGCAAGCCCAATCCCCTAACGTTATTACCGCGAATTTCGGTCGAGCTGGTTAA
- a CDS encoding tRNA-dihydrouridine synthase — MRIMLAPMEGVVEHHVRDILSRIGGLDGCVTEFIRVTDQKLPYKVFYKYAQELERDCKTPNGTPVRVQLLGSKPEPMAINAQELVRYGAKAIDLNFGCPAKTVNSHEGGACLLRTPDRVYSIIKAVRDAVPQEIPVTAKIRLGYEDRNSYMENARAVEAAGANELTVHARSKADGYKPPAYWHYIADIRAELKIPVVANGEIWSVDDYLRCREQSNGTDVMLGRGLLACPDLARQIKAHINEEEYTPLSWQQICEMLYDYYKLTTPLYCERNCGNRVKQWLMYLSRQYPQAAVFFEAIKRKTTPAEIDICFAQALADCQ, encoded by the coding sequence ATGAGAATTATGCTAGCCCCGATGGAGGGCGTTGTTGAACATCATGTGCGCGATATATTGTCGCGCATTGGCGGTCTGGATGGCTGTGTCACCGAGTTTATCCGTGTTACCGACCAAAAGCTTCCTTACAAAGTCTTTTATAAGTATGCACAGGAACTGGAACGCGATTGCAAAACCCCAAACGGAACTCCCGTGCGTGTGCAACTGCTAGGCAGTAAACCTGAACCCATGGCAATCAACGCACAAGAACTTGTTCGTTATGGCGCAAAAGCGATCGATCTCAACTTTGGTTGCCCCGCCAAAACGGTTAATTCCCATGAAGGCGGTGCCTGCCTGTTACGCACACCTGACCGGGTTTATTCCATTATTAAAGCAGTGCGCGACGCAGTCCCCCAGGAGATTCCCGTCACCGCCAAAATCCGCCTGGGCTATGAAGATCGCAATAGCTACATGGAGAATGCCCGCGCGGTAGAAGCAGCTGGTGCAAACGAATTAACGGTTCATGCCCGCTCCAAAGCCGATGGATACAAGCCGCCCGCGTATTGGCATTACATTGCCGATATTCGCGCGGAATTAAAAATCCCTGTCGTTGCCAATGGCGAAATTTGGTCTGTGGATGACTACCTGCGCTGCCGCGAACAATCCAATGGCACCGATGTAATGCTCGGTCGTGGCCTGCTGGCCTGCCCTGACCTTGCGCGACAAATCAAAGCGCATATAAATGAAGAAGAGTACACACCACTGAGCTGGCAACAAATCTGTGAAATGCTCTACGACTACTACAAGCTGACAACACCACTTTATTGCGAGCGCAATTGCGGCAATCGTGTCAAACAATGGCTGATGTACTTAAGCAGACAATATCCTCAGGCTGCTGTTTTCTTTGAGGCCATCAAACGCAAAACAACACCGGCTGAAATTGACATCTGTTTCGCACAAGCGCTGGCAGATTGCCAATAA
- a CDS encoding nitroreductase codes for MDAITALHQRVSSPRLTAPAPSTEQLDVLFRAAGRAADHGNLRPWRFVVIEGEGLLRLGDIFVKAATAKNPAITQSEIERCIAMPKRAPMIILAIAKCQPNPKVPTIEQIIAAGAATQNLLNAAFALGIGAVWRTGDMAYDPVVRQALGVENGEELIGFIYIGTATAPPHQPREQNPGDFFSIWPQE; via the coding sequence ATGGATGCAATTACGGCATTACACCAGCGCGTCTCCAGCCCCCGGCTTACCGCACCTGCACCATCAACTGAACAGTTGGATGTGCTGTTCAGGGCTGCCGGGCGGGCAGCTGACCATGGCAATTTGCGTCCTTGGCGTTTTGTTGTCATCGAAGGCGAGGGGCTGCTTCGATTGGGCGACATATTCGTGAAAGCCGCTACTGCAAAAAATCCTGCTATCACCCAGTCAGAAATAGAGCGCTGCATTGCAATGCCCAAGCGTGCGCCCATGATTATTCTCGCTATTGCCAAATGCCAGCCCAATCCGAAAGTGCCCACAATAGAGCAAATTATTGCAGCAGGAGCGGCAACGCAGAACTTACTCAATGCGGCGTTTGCCTTGGGTATTGGTGCGGTATGGCGTACTGGTGATATGGCGTATGATCCAGTAGTGAGGCAAGCATTAGGCGTAGAGAATGGTGAAGAACTCATCGGTTTTATCTACATTGGTACCGCTACAGCTCCACCACATCAGCCGCGTGAACAAAACCCCGGGGATTTTTTTAGTATATGGCCACAGGAATAA
- a CDS encoding DEAD/DEAH box helicase has protein sequence MTQPVFHDLISDSQLRKAIDVLGYEQPTPVQLKAIPAAVAGENLIVSSKTGSGKTAAFLLPAIQSILAKPPVNRSSTRILILTPTRELARQIVKNAEQLLKFTSLKVGMICGGEELKYQKAMLRKNPEIVVGTPGRLAEHVMHKSTEFSGLEFLVLDEADRMLDMGLSEDVLKITATCRAERQTLLFSATMEQKGLRHLIKQVIQGEAKEIYIDEKPNAIIQQMMLADDYKHKEKLLIALLAKATFEKAIIFTNTKARAAQLDNFLRYNKYKVSCLHGDITQDQRKITLDHFRQGRTQLLVATDVAARGLDIPGVELVVNIDVAHSGDEYLHRIGRTGRADAEGRAVTLVDAKEWNLCKSIERYLNANFETIGMPGLKGKYQGPDKVKASGKAVGSKKKTVKDDKTDAKKPKVKVRERDKKNVGNRRVPTAVKNAQLVDGFAPPKKKISKNLDDAGEE, from the coding sequence ATGACCCAGCCTGTTTTCCACGACCTGATTAGCGACAGCCAGTTGCGCAAAGCGATTGATGTATTGGGTTACGAACAGCCAACGCCCGTGCAATTAAAGGCAATTCCGGCTGCAGTAGCGGGTGAGAACCTAATTGTCAGCTCCAAAACAGGCAGTGGTAAAACAGCGGCATTTTTGCTGCCAGCTATTCAATCGATACTGGCAAAACCGCCGGTAAATCGCAGCTCAACCCGTATCCTGATCCTTACACCAACACGCGAGCTCGCGCGTCAGATCGTTAAAAATGCTGAACAACTGTTGAAATTTACCAGCCTGAAAGTGGGCATGATTTGTGGCGGTGAGGAGTTGAAATACCAAAAAGCCATGCTGCGTAAGAACCCGGAAATTGTTGTGGGTACGCCTGGCCGCCTTGCCGAACATGTTATGCATAAATCAACCGAGTTTTCCGGGTTGGAATTCTTGGTATTGGATGAAGCTGATCGTATGCTTGATATGGGATTGAGTGAGGATGTGCTGAAAATTACCGCGACCTGCCGTGCTGAGCGCCAGACGTTATTATTCTCTGCCACCATGGAACAAAAAGGTTTGCGTCATCTCATCAAGCAGGTGATTCAGGGAGAAGCAAAAGAAATTTATATTGATGAAAAACCCAATGCAATTATCCAGCAAATGATGCTGGCAGACGATTACAAACATAAAGAGAAATTATTGATTGCGCTGTTGGCAAAAGCGACGTTTGAGAAGGCAATTATCTTTACCAACACCAAGGCGCGAGCTGCTCAGCTGGATAATTTCCTGCGTTATAACAAATACAAAGTCAGCTGTTTACATGGTGATATCACTCAGGACCAGCGCAAAATTACGCTCGACCATTTCCGGCAAGGGCGTACCCAATTATTAGTCGCGACAGATGTTGCAGCGCGCGGTTTGGATATTCCCGGTGTGGAATTGGTGGTGAATATTGATGTGGCTCATTCGGGTGATGAATACTTACATCGCATCGGGCGTACCGGTCGCGCGGATGCCGAGGGTAGGGCTGTTACTCTGGTCGATGCCAAAGAATGGAATCTGTGCAAAAGTATTGAACGCTATTTGAATGCTAACTTTGAAACGATTGGTATGCCGGGCTTGAAGGGTAAGTATCAGGGGCCGGATAAAGTAAAGGCATCAGGCAAAGCGGTTGGCAGCAAAAAGAAAACTGTCAAAGATGATAAAACCGATGCTAAAAAGCCTAAGGTGAAAGTGCGCGAGCGCGATAAGAAAAATGTTGGTAACCGTCGTGTTCCGACTGCAGTTAAAAATGCCCAGTTGGTTGATGGTTTTGCACCGCCTAAAAAGAAAATCAGTAAAAATCTGGATGATGCCGGAGAGGAATAG